In one window of Desulforhabdus amnigena DNA:
- a CDS encoding ABC transporter ATP-binding protein — MASDQDSLIEVTELTKKFNEVTAVDAISFSVRQGELFGFLGPNGAGKTTTINILTGLARPNSGKIKIAGMECEKNPKAAQHLIGIVPDESNLYPELSGFDNLCFCASLYGMRKKERQARARELLDAFGLKEAANRKFAGYSKGMKRKLTIAAGIIHHPQILFLDEPTTGIDVASARQIRQLIAELHRAGTTIFLTTHYLEEAERLCERIAFIVKGRVVRTDTVANLLQPIQERKAMLISVSNSADDLCDKLASAFPHFEFQAVSTGQVRIESAEAISIGPFVRFIENQGAEVMEARRLIPSLEEVFVRVTGIELDAMKKEKERAGGGQ; from the coding sequence TTGGCAAGTGACCAGGATTCGCTGATCGAAGTGACTGAATTGACCAAGAAATTCAACGAGGTCACAGCCGTTGACGCGATTTCCTTCAGTGTGCGTCAGGGTGAGCTTTTCGGCTTTCTCGGCCCCAATGGCGCGGGCAAAACAACTACCATCAATATACTCACAGGGCTTGCCAGGCCGAATTCGGGAAAAATCAAAATCGCCGGTATGGAATGTGAAAAAAACCCAAAAGCGGCTCAGCATCTGATTGGGATTGTTCCCGATGAAAGCAACCTTTATCCCGAGTTGTCCGGATTTGACAACCTCTGTTTTTGCGCTTCCCTCTACGGCATGCGGAAGAAGGAGCGCCAGGCGCGCGCAAGAGAACTACTGGACGCATTTGGTTTAAAAGAAGCGGCGAATCGGAAATTCGCCGGTTATTCCAAAGGCATGAAACGCAAACTGACGATTGCCGCAGGAATCATTCACCATCCACAAATCCTGTTTCTGGATGAACCCACCACCGGCATCGATGTGGCCAGCGCCCGGCAGATCAGGCAGCTCATTGCCGAACTTCACCGCGCCGGGACAACGATCTTTCTCACCACACATTACCTCGAAGAGGCTGAACGCCTCTGTGAGCGTATCGCCTTCATCGTGAAAGGGCGGGTGGTGCGAACAGACACCGTTGCCAATCTTTTGCAGCCAATACAGGAAAGGAAAGCGATGCTGATTTCTGTCTCGAATAGTGCCGACGATCTATGCGACAAGCTGGCTTCCGCCTTTCCTCATTTCGAGTTCCAAGCCGTTTCCACCGGCCAGGTTCGCATCGAGTCGGCAGAGGCAATAAGCATTGGCCCCTTCGTACGGTTCATTGAGAACCAGGGCGCCGAAGTCATGGAGGCCCGCCGGCTGATACCGTCACTGGAGGAAGTCTTTGTTCGGGTTACCGGTATCGAGCTGGATGCCATGAAAAAAGAAAAGGAAAGGGCTGGAGGCGGTCAATGA